One Actinospica robiniae DSM 44927 genomic region harbors:
- a CDS encoding putative leader peptide translates to MSAVFHMVEGVDHQSAVMGVSDPTLWSTLAFPSGFPGHWARRGARSGPPLPTKERGSAMAARRTPTAPLGAARPVLTARRHVDLARVSSAICLG, encoded by the coding sequence ATGAGCGCAGTCTTCCACATGGTGGAAGGCGTTGACCATCAGAGCGCGGTGATGGGCGTATCAGATCCCACATTGTGGAGCACGCTTGCTTTCCCGTCCGGCTTTCCCGGACACTGGGCGCGACGGGGCGCCCGATCGGGCCCGCCCCTGCCGACGAAGGAGAGGGGAAGCGCGATGGCCGCCCGCCGTACGCCGACCGCTCCGCTCGGCGCCGCCCGCCCGGTGCTGACCGCGCGGCGCCACGTCGACCTGGCGCGCGTGTCGAGCGCCATCTGTCTGGGCTGA
- a CDS encoding IclR family transcriptional regulator, translated as MPHDVAPATREGSQAVHRTLALLQCFTESPQDLGASDLARRTGLALSTAHRLLKVLTSSGFLEQDAHTARYRLGPTTAELGRLAFHRRGLHRAEPELADLANRTGATADLAVRVGEHAVILAGGSLDRDGTRGLRRPVHSTALGKVLLAWGGGEADLETLPMPPLTHRTITDPQDLRDELSRVRAAGFALNEGESASGVRTVAVPVLDAHGRARFALALRSSPEAMASERLAWFAEQAAACASALEVLLLAPTERRTGPRPAIVLP; from the coding sequence ATGCCTCACGACGTCGCTCCAGCAACCCGCGAGGGTTCCCAGGCGGTCCACCGGACCCTGGCGCTGCTGCAGTGCTTCACCGAGAGCCCCCAGGACCTGGGCGCCTCCGACCTGGCCCGGCGCACCGGCCTCGCCCTCTCCACCGCGCACCGGCTTCTCAAGGTCCTGACCTCGTCCGGATTCCTGGAGCAGGACGCGCACACCGCGCGCTACCGGCTCGGCCCCACCACCGCCGAACTCGGCCGGCTGGCATTCCACCGCCGGGGCCTGCACCGGGCCGAGCCCGAGCTGGCGGATCTGGCGAACCGCACCGGCGCGACCGCGGACCTCGCCGTGCGGGTGGGCGAGCACGCCGTGATCCTGGCCGGCGGCTCGCTGGACCGGGACGGCACCCGCGGGCTGCGCCGCCCGGTGCACTCGACCGCGCTCGGCAAGGTGCTGCTGGCCTGGGGCGGCGGCGAGGCCGATCTCGAAACGCTGCCCATGCCGCCGCTGACCCACCGCACCATCACGGATCCGCAGGATCTGCGCGACGAACTCAGCCGCGTCCGTGCGGCCGGATTCGCCTTGAACGAGGGCGAATCGGCCTCGGGCGTGCGCACCGTCGCGGTGCCCGTGCTCGACGCGCACGGCCGGGCCAGGTTCGCGCTCGCGCTACGCTCCTCCCCCGAGGCGATGGCCAGCGAGCGGCTGGCCTGGTTCGCGGAACAGGCCGCGGCGTGCGCCTCGGCACTCGAAGTCCTGTTGCTCGCCCCGACCGAGCGCCGCACCGGCCCGCGGCCCGCGATCGTCCTGCCGTGA
- a CDS encoding ABC transporter substrate-binding protein, whose translation MPASVSHDFDTLWYTRCPVPTATGIAADQGWLAAEFAPDGLTIRSLQDEGADVPRDRHFSHALTSLFREGGNVPALWARAQGEPTRLIGLTWIEERQAILVRADERDRLAEPADLKGLRVAVPRRAIAIDFWRAMALAGFHGALAAAGLAPDAVTPVEVVAEPSAGQWLAELEALRDGRVDAVYVKGALAVEAASAHGAVVALDLDAYADRRVRVNNGTPRPVTVHQELLERHPELVVRFLRVLTEAADWAAGHPAEYARILAAETGAGADGVAQAYRGAGHAGLHLELTADRLDLLARQERFLHEQGFLPRPVDVAAWAASEPLAAARELAAASRPPASAIEGES comes from the coding sequence TTGCCTGCATCTGTTTCTCATGATTTTGATACTCTTTGGTATACTCGCTGTCCGGTTCCGACCGCGACCGGTATCGCCGCCGACCAGGGCTGGCTGGCCGCGGAGTTCGCCCCCGACGGGCTCACCATCCGCTCCCTGCAGGACGAAGGCGCCGACGTGCCCCGGGACCGCCACTTCAGCCATGCCCTCACCAGCCTCTTCCGCGAGGGGGGCAACGTGCCCGCGCTCTGGGCGCGGGCCCAGGGCGAGCCCACTCGGCTGATCGGCCTGACCTGGATCGAGGAACGGCAGGCGATCCTGGTGCGCGCCGACGAGCGCGACCGGCTGGCCGAGCCCGCCGATCTCAAGGGTCTGCGGGTGGCGGTCCCGCGCCGCGCCATCGCGATCGACTTCTGGCGCGCCATGGCCCTGGCCGGCTTCCACGGCGCGCTGGCCGCGGCCGGGTTGGCACCCGACGCCGTCACCCCGGTCGAGGTGGTCGCGGAGCCCTCGGCCGGGCAGTGGCTTGCAGAACTCGAGGCCCTGCGGGACGGACGGGTGGACGCGGTCTACGTCAAGGGCGCGCTCGCGGTCGAGGCGGCGTCCGCGCACGGCGCCGTCGTCGCTCTCGACCTCGACGCCTACGCGGACCGCCGCGTGCGGGTGAACAACGGTACGCCGCGTCCGGTCACCGTTCACCAGGAGCTGCTCGAGCGCCATCCGGAACTGGTCGTGCGGTTCCTCAGGGTTCTGACCGAAGCGGCGGACTGGGCGGCCGGCCACCCCGCCGAGTACGCGCGCATCCTGGCCGCCGAGACCGGAGCCGGCGCGGACGGGGTGGCCCAGGCCTACCGTGGCGCGGGGCACGCCGGCCTGCACCTGGAACTGACGGCCGATCGGCTCGATCTGCTCGCCCGGCAGGAGCGCTTCCTGCACGAACAGGGCTTCCTGCCGCGGCCGGTGGACGTCGCCGCCTGGGCCGCGTCCGAACCGCTGGCGGCGGCCCGAGAGCTCGCCGCCGCCTCCCGACCCCCCGCCTCAGCCATCGAAGGAGAATCATGA